The genomic window GCGATCGCCGTCGCGCCGGGCGGCAAGGCCGTGGCGATCGGCCGGGACGACCGCACGGTCCAGCTCCGGGACCGGGAGACCGACGCCGAGCTCGCGGCCTGGCAGGGCCCCGCCGAGGTGGACGTGCTCGCCTTCTCGCCGGACGGCAAGGCGCTGGCCTGCGCGTACCGGGGCAATTCGGAGCGGGGCGCGGAGCTGTCGTTCCTGGACCTCGCCACGAGGAAGCCCCGGTGGCGTGAGACGATCCCGCGGTCCTCGATCACGGCCATCGCGTTCTCGCCCGACGGGGCGAGGGTCGCCGTCGCCAGCCTCGAGCACACGCACGCCCGGGGCGGTCCCAGCCCGGTGGCCATCCTCGACGCGAAGACGGGGCGGGAGGAGCGGACGGTCCGGGGAGGGCCGGAAGGGGCGAGGGCCCTCGCCTTCTCGCCCGACGCCACCACGCTAGCCGCGGCCTACGCGGTCGGCCCCGTGCTGTCGTGGGACGCCCGGACCGGGGTGCAGACGCGGGCCCTCCCGGTGCGCTCGCCGGGCCGGGTGGCCGCGGTCGCCTTCTCGCCCGACGGCGCGACGCTCGCGACCGCGAGCCTCCGCGACCGGATCCAGGTCGAGCGGCCCGGCAACCTCCGCCTGTGGGATGCCCACACCGGCGAGCTCCGCCGCGAGCTGACGACCGACGCCGACCCGGCGAGCTCCGCGGCGTTCTCCCCCGACGCCACGAGCCTGGCCATCGGCCGCGACGACGGCACCGTGACCCGGATCCGCCTCGCGGACGAGCAGGGCCGGTAGGCATCCCCGGTGAAGAGATCGTCCGAGTTCGCCACGGCTCCGGGTCCCGGAGGTTGGCGATTGACACGCCCCTCGCACGAGTGTGACCACGATCGTCAGATCGTGGTTCGGACGGGGCGAAGCCCTCCAGCCTCGCACGTCAGTGCGATCCCGGCGCCGGCTGACTCCGGCCCATCGTCCGACATCGCCGAGGGGCGGTCGGGCTCACGCCCGAGGCTGGAGGCTTCGCCCGTCCGAACCACCCGCTCACGCGGGTGGTCACCTGCTTGCGAAGTCCCCGTCGAAGTGCCAGATCAGGCCCTGGCAGTTGGGACGGCGGCCTGGAGGTCTTATCCGCGTCAAGGATTCCACCCCGCCGCGAACACGGCGACCGCCTCGCGGATCCGCTTCATCTCCACGCGCGTCCCGAGCCGCTGCGGGTCCGGGAACTCCTCGGCCGGCGCCTCGACGCCGTAGAGGAGGCGGATGAACGGGCCGCCGATCGTCGCCCAGAGGATGAGCTCGGCGAGCCGCTCGGGGTTCCTCGCGAGCTTCCGCCCCCGGAGGTAGGCGGCCAGGGCCCGGCAGCCCTCGGCGAACATCGTGTCGTGGACGGCGCGGGTGAGCGAAGGGGACCGGCCGGCCGCCGCCAGCGCCACTCGCTGGAAGCCGACGGCGTCCCGCCAGCTCACCAGCTCCAGGAACCGGGCGCAGAAGAGGGCCACCGCCTCCGCCGGCTCGTCCGCGTAGTCGGCCGGGCCCCGCAGCTTGACCAGGAAGAGCCCCCGGATGTACTCGACCACCGCCGCGAACAGCTCGTCCTTGGACTTGAAGTGCGCGTAGACCGTCGGCTTCGTCGTCCCCGCGCGGGCCGCCACGTCGTCCATGCTGGCCGCGTCCACGCCCTTCTCCAGCATCACGCGCTTCGCCGCCACCAGGATGCGCTCCCGCCGCTCGTCGCGCGGGAGGGACCGGAATGACGGCTCCTCGCTCCCCATGGCTCTCCTCAACTTGACTTGACGGTAAAGTATATTCGAGGCACACTGCCGGCATCAACCGTCA from Aquisphaera giovannonii includes these protein-coding regions:
- a CDS encoding TetR/AcrR family transcriptional regulator, whose product is MGSEEPSFRSLPRDERRERILVAAKRVMLEKGVDAASMDDVAARAGTTKPTVYAHFKSKDELFAAVVEYIRGLFLVKLRGPADYADEPAEAVALFCARFLELVSWRDAVGFQRVALAAAGRSPSLTRAVHDTMFAEGCRALAAYLRGRKLARNPERLAELILWATIGGPFIRLLYGVEAPAEEFPDPQRLGTRVEMKRIREAVAVFAAGWNP
- a CDS encoding WD40 repeat domain-containing protein — its product is MIRFLAPSLSILPLAAGLQVPAQDVGAAREKHVQRVLSVRFSPDGRLIAGAVCGKERVRGWYVESGRVQVWDAATGNPVRALARPAAETLSGTGNWTRAIAVAPGGKAVAIGRDDRTVQLRDRETDAELAAWQGPAEVDVLAFSPDGKALACAYRGNSERGAELSFLDLATRKPRWRETIPRSSITAIAFSPDGARVAVASLEHTHARGGPSPVAILDAKTGREERTVRGGPEGARALAFSPDATTLAAAYAVGPVLSWDARTGVQTRALPVRSPGRVAAVAFSPDGATLATASLRDRIQVERPGNLRLWDAHTGELRRELTTDADPASSAAFSPDATSLAIGRDDGTVTRIRLADEQGR